The genomic region GATTTGTAGACACAGATGGGCGGTGTTTTATCTGGCGCTGCTCTTTACAACCGTAATAGACAGTCTATGAAATAGATGTAAATACACGGACCATGAGAGTACTGTGATCGGGACTAGCTGCCAAAGTAACGCCCGCAAGCTACAACAGAGGTAAGCTTTTAATTATATTTTAAGATCAAGTTTCAGGATAGAAAGTGGCTTGTAGTGCACAAAGGCGCTCTAATTATTAGGATACTACTTTGCATTTTTATATTCTGCATCATACACCAGTGCAATATTTGTTTAAATGTTGATCGTTCATTGTTATTTGATCCATAGCTTATACTAGCTGTATTTGGCTGGGGTAAAAGGTATATTGTATTACTAGTATGGTCCACTTAAATGTTGGTCTTCTAATGATTTCCTTTAATGTTGTAACAACATCAATGTGGTAGCAACAATATATAGCCTATTTGTAGCTAAAGAAAATAGTTTTCAGAGAGATGTGAGATGATTTCGTGCTCCCTTTTGCTCTTGGTCAAATTGACAAAGCAAAATGGGATTGTGTTCAGGAGCAAGCagggtttttttttttacaatcatTATTTTAAAGATTGTCAAGTGGCTTAATCTTATTCAAGAAATTGAAACACAGCCTTCTGGGTATGACTCAAAACAGCCTTTATTTTCACTGTGGAATCAAGGTTTTTCTTTTAGGTGTGTTAGGCCTTATAACGGGCTGTGCTTGGTCAGAAGTTATCATTTATCCTCAATGGAGCAAGTGGAGACTCATTCTGCCAGAGAAAGGCAGCTGGCCTGTGTGTAATGGCCAGTCCATTGATGGTAGAATGAAGCCCTTCATTTTTCCTTCACATTTCTAAGGTTAAGTAACTAATCCCATGTTAACAGTTCAGAGGCAGATTTCCACACTGGATTAAGCCAGATtcatggatgtgtgtgtttgtttctccctCTGTGTTCTCCTTATCTTTCATAGGAGACGTGTGTCAAGAGCAGATGTAAGATGAGGCTTGTTTAAACCACTCAAACAGTGTTCAGATCTGTAAGGTAACATCCTTTCTGATGATTGTACAGAAACATGGTTATTAAAAACGCTTTTAGTCCATGGTGGCCTACCCTGGTCCTGGGAAGCTTTGAACTTTGACCTCCGCCCATGAATGTCTACTCTGCCCAATGCAGACTATGATGTGTGAGTCCTCCCTGGTGCGATGCCTGCagctgtgtgtgtccttactgatGGTGGTCAGACTGCAGGGTGAGTGGACATAGCACTAGACATATTGACACATTTTTATTTCTATTAGTAAGTTCACCACATTATTGTGGTTATGCACGTTTCCACCAAACAATATGTTGTGTACAGTGTTACACATATACAGTGTCCTCAGAaaggatttacagtgccttgcgaaagtattcggcccctttgaactttgcgaccttttgccacatttcaggcttcaaacataaagatataaaactgtatttttttgtgaagaatcaacaacaagtgggacacaatcatgaagtggaacgacatttattggatatttcaaacctttttaacaaatcaaaaactgaaaaattgggcgtgcaaaattcttcagcccccttaagttaataatttgtagcgccaccttttgctgcgattacagctgtaagtcgcttggggtatgtctctatcagttttgcacatcgagagactgaattgttttcccattcctccttgcaaaacagctcgagctcagtgaggttggatggagagcatttgtgaacagcagttttcagttctttccacagattctcgattggattcaggtctggactttgacttggccattctaacacctagatatgtttatttttgaaccattccattgtagattttgctttatgttttggatcattgtcttgttggaagacaaatctccgtcccagtctcaggtcttttgcagactcttccattcttccagaatggtcctgtatttggctccatccatcttcccatcaattttaaccatcttccctttccctgctgaagaaaagcaggcccaaaccatgatgctgccaccaccatgtttgacagtggggatggtgtggtcagggtgatgagctgtgttgcttttacgccaaacataatgttttgcattgttgccaaaaaattcaattttggtttcatctgaccagagcaccttcttccacatgtttggtgtgtctcccaggtggcttgtggcaaactttaaacaacactttttatggatatctttaagaaatggctttcttcttgccactcttccataaaggccagatttgtgcaatatacgactgattgttgtcctatggacagagtctcccacctcagctgtagatctctgcagttcatccagagtgatcatgggcctcttggctgcatctctgatcagtcttctccttgtatgagctgaaaggttagagggacggccaggtcttggtagatttgcagtggtctgatactccttccatttcaatattatcgcttgcacagtgctccttgggatgtttaaagcttgggaaatctttttgtatccaaatccggctttaaacttcttcacaacagtatctcggacctgcctggtgtgttcctcgttcttcatgatgctctctgcgcttttaacggacctctgagactatcacagtgcaggtgcatttatacagagactttattacacacaggtggattgtatttatcatcattagtcatttaggtcaacattggatcattcagagatcctcactgaacttctggagagagtttgctgcactgaaagtaaaggggctgaataattttgcacacccaaattttcagtttttgatttgttacaaaagtttgaaatatccaataaatgtcgttccactttatgattgtgtcccacttgttgttgattcttcacaaaaaaatacagttttatatctttatgtttgaagcctgaaatgtggcaaaaggtcgcaaagatcaagggggccgaatactttcgcaaggcactgtatatcccttggcttattccacattttgcttTGTTACTGTCTGAatgtattcaaataaaataaatggctcacccatctacacacaataccccataatgacaagacGGAAACATGTTTTTAGTAATTTTCttacatttattgaaaattaaatacagaaatatcacatttagataagtacactacatgacctaaagtatgtggacacttgctcatcgaacatctcattccaaagtcatgggcAATGATATGGATGGAGTTGGTCTAACCTTTGcagctataacatcctccactctatTAGGAAGGCttaccactagatgttggaacattgctgctatggataagagcgtctgctaaatgacttaaatgtaaatgtaaataacagcctccactctattAGGAAGGCttaccactagatgttggaacattgctgctataacagcctccactcttttaggaaggctttccactagatgttggaacattgctgctataacagcctccactcttttagGAAGGCttaccactagatgttggaacattgctgctataacagcctccactcttctgggaaggctttccactagatgttggaacattgctgctataacagcctccactcttttaggaaggctttccactagatgttggaacattgctgctataacagcctccactcttttaggaaggttttccactagatgttggaacattgctgctataacagcctccactcttttagGAAGGCTTaccgctagatgttggaacattgctgctataacagcctccactcttttaggaaggctttccactagatgttggaacattggtgcagggacttgcttccattcagccacaagagcattcgtgaggtcaggcactgatgttgtgtgattaggcctggctcgcagttggcgttccaattcatctcaaaggtgttcaatgggattgaggtcagggctatgtgcaggccagtcaagttcttccacactaatCTCGACaatccatttctgtatggacttttCTGTGTGcatgagggcattgtcatgctgaaacaggaaagggccttcctcaagcTGTTGCCatgaagttggaagcacagaattgtctagaatgtcttTGTATGCTGTACCgtttagatttcccttcactgcaactaagggacctagcccgaaccatgaaaaacagccccagacccttATGGATTCAGGCAggcagcgttctcctggcatccgccaaaacccagatggtgaagtgtgattcgttactccagagaacgcatttccactgctccacagTCCAATGGAGGCgagatttacaccactccagccgacgcttgacattgctcgtggtgatcttaggcttgtgtgcggctactcggaaatagaaacccatttcatgaagctcccgatgaacagttcttgtgctgactttgcttccagaggcagtttggaactcaggagtgagtgttgcaaccacgacagatgatttttacgggctgtgcgcttcagcactctgcggtcctgttctgtgagcttgtgtggcctaccacttcgcagctgagccgttttTGCACCTAGACATTTCCATatgacaataacagcacttatggttgaccggggcagctcaagcagggcagaaatttgacaatctgacttgttggaatttggcatcctatgatggtgcccagttgaaagtcattgagctcttcagtaaggccaatctactgccaatgtttgtctatggagattgctttGCTATGTGCTCGACCTGTTAGTAACGGGTGTGGCTGATatagtggaaagcagactgaaccaggttttcctctaggaaaaTCTCTGTGCAAAACTTCCTAGTCCTTGCATATGACacgaaaatatggagagtggaactcagtaatgtgttgtattggacttGTCTGAAACATAACACTTTCTGTTcagaacaaaaagtgaattgctttgccacatttctttCAATATTAATTTAGTGccgtgttgcaaacaggatgcatgttttggaatatttgagttctgtacaggcttccgtTTTTCATTCAGTCAATAagattagtattgtggattaactacgatgttgttgatccattctctgttttctcctattacagccataagcctcatggtgaaatccctgtgcGGTTTTCTTCCCCTCCGGGcacctgagttaggaaggacgcctgtatctttgtaatgactgggtatattgatacaccatccaaagtgtaatcgATAAattcaccatgttcaaagggatattcaatgtctgtttttttatacccatctaccaatagctgcccttctttatgaggcattggaaaacctctctggtctttgtggttgaatctgtgtttgaaattcatttcTCGACTGAGGGGCCTTaatggttattactgcattgtcggaactagaagcacaagcatttcgctacactcgcattaacatctgctaaccatatgtatgtgaccattaatatctgctaaccatgtgtatgtgaccaataacatttgatttgatgtatgtatgtgtggggtaaagagatgaggtagtgattcaaaaatcatgttaaacactattattactcacagagtgagtccatgcaactttttGTGAgacttttactcctgaacttatttaggctttccaaAACAAATGGGTTCCATACTTATTGACATATTATATTCAGGAtgtaacacatcaaaatgtggaataagtaatGGGCAGATCAGTCAAACAACAAGTGCATGAGTTGTTTGACTGATCTGTGATCCCTGTTGTCCCCTCCCCTATCCATGTCCCAGGCAAGGTAACAGCCCCTGAGCGCATGGAGGCCCCAGTGGAGCTTCCCTTCACTCTGTCCTGCATGGTGTCTAAGGGGCGTGGGGACAGCCTGAAACAGGTGCGCTGGCTGGATGTCCAGAACAAGACTCTGTTGACCTACGAGCCCAGCCAGAAGGACAGCGTGAGTGGCCAGCAGCATGTAGAGCTGGCACCCTCCCCCAAGGACACCTCAGCCATCACCATCCGCAGGGTGGGCTTCAGAGACGAGGGCTGCTACACCTGCATCTTTGACCTTTACCCCTCAGGATCGCAGGAGGGACGCACCTGCCTCACCGTCACATGTGAATAGAGGAGAATGTTCAGATTTCCTCTTTGTCATTGCTGTGTTACTCTGTGATTGTAGTCTGAGTGTCACAGCTGAGTACATGGGCATGTCCCAATCATTGATTTGTACTTCTCTCTTTCCtgccctccttcactccctccttgCCAAACTTTGATCTTAGAGGAGTTAATACCTcaacagagggaaggaggaagggggcaGAGGTTTTCTGTATTCAGATACAGTGGCTGGAGGCGTTAAGGGGACaaacaacaggaagagagagagagaggattagaaAGAAAGGGCTGGACATAGTGTGTTTCTGGTCAGCAGCATGGGCACTCACATAACATTTAAAAGGAGCCTGTTGTTGATTCTGAACTCAATTTATACTCCATTTCTGCCCATCCTTTGTTTGGTGCCTTTCTTTGTTCTCAGTGGACTCCGTGCTTCCTTGCTACCTGTCTGTAGACTGATTCAGGGaaggagatacctagtcagttgcacaaccgAATGCATTTAActtaaatgtgtcttctgcatttaacccaaaccctctgaatcaggTATTCACTCCTCTTTTGATAAacctctatactacagggatgtACTCTGATGGATGTAGAGAGATGTCATGACTCCCATCCCCATGTGcatggtacgtgtgtgtgtgtctatctgtttGTGTGAACATGTTGTTTTACCTCTCCTCCAGCCCGTGTGATTGCTGAGGGTAACAAGACAGCGGTGAGTGGTAAGGCGACAGTCCTGTCTTGCTCCTATGGCCTGCCAGAGAAGGTACAGCAGGTGCTGTGGAGACACACAGCAGAGCAGGGGGACTCCATCGGAGTAGCCTCCTATGCCAAGCGCAGCGACCCCATGATCGAGCCGCCCTACCAGGAGAGGGCCTGGctgaccccctccctctcccacagcCAGCTGTCCATCAGACCAGTCAGCATCCAGGATGAGGGCTGCTACACCTGCGAGTACCACACCTACCCAGAGCGAACCAAGAGTGCTATCGTCTGCCTCACTGTCTTTGGTAGGAAAGGTTACTCTACATACACCTTCTTCACTGTCGTTGCCAGGGTTAAGCTAAACATCCTCCTCACTGTCTAATATCGTCTACAGTAATGATAGTAACTTATAGTAATGATGATTAAATATATTGCCAGCATACCCACCATCAGGTGCTTGCACTTTACACTTTGTTGAATGGGTTTACTGTCGAGTGATGGGTAGTGCATGATGTTTGAATCCCCAGCATGATAGTTAACATGAAACAGACCTGACTGTGTTGAACAAACCAGACTGGTGAATGCTCTCTTTCACTCCATAGAGAAGAGTTATCACTCCTCTGTTATAGTAATATACAGTGCAGACTCTAAAGTGAGAAATAATACTGCTGTTGTGATTGGCTGATGGTGGTCGATATGTTGTCAAATTTTAGGTTAGAGCACTGGGAGTTTTTTTTGGCAGTTGCTTCTGCATAGTTTCACctaaggaagggagggagattattcgacaaatgtgtgtgtgtgcacgagtgCGTGCTCTGACCTCTGTGTCCACTGACAGCATTGACAGTCTTAAATGACGGAAactgtagtagtaacagtgaAAGAGGCAGTTTAACAACATGCCGCTACTTCTATTTGATGACTACTGCTGCTGCAGTATTCTGTAGCCCAGAGGTTCTCCCTGAACAGATGTGTTCCATGTAAACTGGAACCTGAAGGCAGCTCCAAAGGGATTGAGGTGGAAAGGAGTGTATCAAATactgagctgttcttgacatgtTTGTGGCTGAAAATTAGGTCCATCTGTTGCTGGTAAGGGCTCTTCAGGGAAgaagtacaggtacacacacacacacacacacacacacacacacacacacacacacacacacacacatggtaatgTTCATTAAAATGATgctaactgatgtggctcatgcaatggaatgtatttttCGTAATGTTAGTTGAATTGTCTCAACAAATCATAGCACTGATTGAAGGGTACACTTCCTGATTTTACTTCCTGGCATGGGTAcactcaaaatggctgccagtccacacattatgccatcattgacttgaatgtaGACGCCCTTTCTATTCATTCTTATTTCTATGGCTGTGTTTCACTGAGGTAACACTGACAGAGAGTTTACATTAGCACTGAAGAATGGATCTattaaagggagagaggggggagtaaaGTGTGACACCCAAAGTCATGACTGTATTACTGTTTCAGGCAGACAGTGCTCCCTACTGTCTCGTcaaccctccctctgtcttttctcctttctctccttcttgctctccccctctctgtcttttcccTGTCAGCCCAGTCAAACAGCAAGGCATTTGTCTCAAATTGAACTTCCAGCGATTCAAACAGAAAAGCCTGTGCCATATCCCTCAATTTAAttatttcaattcaatttcaattcaagggctttattggcatgggaaacatatgttaacatcgcaaagcaagtgaactagataatCAACAAAAGTGAAGTAAAgaataaaatgaacagtaaacattacactcacagaagttccaaaagaataaagacatttcaaatgtcatatcatGTCTAAAATACAGTGCTGTAATGAtctacaaaagggaaaataaataaacataaacttgggttgtatttacaatggtgtttgttcttcactggttgcccttttcttatggcaacagggcacaaatcttgctgctgtgatggcacactgtggaatttcatccAATAGATAtgtgagtttatcaaaattgttagttttttttcaaattctttggggatgtgtgtaatctgagggaaatatgtgtctctaatatggtcatacatttggcaggaagttaggaagtacagctcagtttccacttcattttgtgagcagtgtgcacatagcttgtcttctcttgagagccaggtatGCCtatggtggcctttctcaattgcaaggccatgctcactgagtctgttaCATACAGTAGTCAAAGTTTAGGTCAATCACAGTGGTcagttattctgccactgtgtactctctgtttagggccaaatggcattctaattttaaatgatttatacttttactttcaattcttaagtatattttagctattacatttacttttgatatttaagtatatttcaaacaaaatacttttagacttttactgtgtgactttcacttttacttgagtaattttctattaaggtatctttacttttactcaagtagggaaagggggatacctagtcagttgtataactgaatgcattcaactgaaatgtgtcttctgcatttaacccaacccctctaaatcagagaggtgcgtggggctgccataatcgacatccacgccttgctcaggggcagaacaactggTTTGAACCTTGTccgctcagggattcgatccagtaaccaaatgttctaaccactaggctacctgtcaccaagtatgacaattgggtactttttccaccaatgattaaactgttatcattaccatcacccctactgcCCGTACCACTACTATTTGGAAAAGTAatcacaacaataataataatagtaataacaataatactaataataatgaaGTTACTGATTACTATGCAgatattattcagtgtccctcaggttATGGGAGgtaaatacatatttggctgcaagaggagccgtTACTCATTCACCCATGAGTATCTTTTGTTTTTCCTCTGAGATTAATACATTACAATTTGGAATAAATGTAGTAATCTCTGTGAACAATGAATCTGatggtgaggaatatttatcagagtaaaggagaaagtgcatctgtTTCTACCTCCCTTGTCGTGGAGAGACCATATACACGCTCTTCTTTGGGAAGCCATGTCTTTTTACGTCTGCTAGGTTTCTAttgtagagataatcagccaattcatattctctgttcaGAGCCAGATTATAagggcacaaggtgagacccataTGCAGACATGGGAGGCAGATTGTTTGAATCTTGATATTTATTAaacaatccaaaaggggtaggcaagagaatggtcgtggacaggcaaaaggtcaaaaccagttcagagtccaggaggtacagagtggcaggcaggcttgaggtcagggcaggcagaatggtcaggcaggagggcacagagtccagaaaacaggcaagggtcaaaaaccaggagaaCTATCAAAAGAGAATAGAAGCAGGAGTACGGGAAAACTGCTGGATGACTTgaacatacaagatgaactggcacagagagacaggaaacacagggataaatacactggggaaaataagcgacacctggaggtggtggagacaatcacaagacaggtgaaacagatcaaggtgtgacacagatagcaatttagtcagCTTTGGGATTATGTTaaatttttccaatgttgtaaatatgagtcCTTAGATTGGTTCATGATTTAGTTTATttgaattctttcttttgaagcagtgctggtgtcagcttggttggtgaagtccaacaccagctgactaagAGGGCTCTTTTCtgtgctcagctcttgggtttgaagtgctttaaattggagacttgaatttggacttgaatttagGTGTAGCCAAAACGTGAATCATATCTTTTGTACTTTTATTGccactggaaaacggcccaattctgcccgaCATGAATTATCCAACATAATTCTGTATGTAGGgtttcaattggatgtttgtcccacattttaaagtccagtttattcaGTGGCCCCCAAATCTCACTTCCAtgaagagctattggtaggattacactgtcaaatattttggtCCAAATTTGAATTGGGtagttgattttgaataatttcattttaaTTGCATGCAATGCTCTGAGGgcttttctttgagtgcattcaatACTATATTAAAGTCTAcagatgcagatatggtcagaccaaggtaTGAGTAATTGTGAGTGTTCAATTATGGTGTTGTTCAAGGTGAATTTAtttttgtgtttctgacatctggctTTTTTTCTGGAAAATCATAattatagttttttttatttactgccagggcccaattatggcaatattgctctaGAATGTTAaggttctgttgaagaccttctttggttggtaaTAGAAAAACCAAATCATCAGCATAGAGCAGGTACATTGGGCTGCAgaatggtccaacatgtctgctaattcatttaTATAAATTATGAAAAGGTTTGCACtaaaactgcagccttgtctcacacctcgacgtTGTGAAAATAATgatgttctttggtttttgatttttattgcacacttgttttctgtgtacatacattttatttttttatttttttaagtctGGGTGGAGGAGGAAGACTGAGATTAAAATATAGGGAATAAGACTAACAAGGAGGGAAAGAGACTTGATTTCTTTCTCTGTACTGTATGACATCACAGTGCTATGTCAGTAGATAGCAGTCTTGGTACATATCATAGTGCTATGTCAGTAGATAGCAGTCTTGGTACATATCACAGTGCTATATCAGTAGATAGAAGTCTTGGTACATATCACAGTGCTATGTTAGTAGATAGCAGTCTTGGTACATATCACAGTGCTATGTTAGTAGATAGCAGTCTTGGTACATATCACAGTGATATGTCAGTAGATAGCAGTATTGGTATATATCACAGTGCTATGTCAGTAGATAGCAGTCTTGGTACATATCACAGTGCTATGTTAGTAGATAGCAGTCTTGGTACATATCACAGTGCTATGTCAGTAGATAGCAGTCTTGGTACATATCACAGTGCTATGTTAGTAGATAGCAGTCTTTGTACATATCATAGTGCTATGTCAGTAGATAGCAGTCTTGGTACATATCACAGTGCTATGTCAGTAGATAACAGTCTTGGTACATATCACAGTGCTATGTCAGTAGATAGCAGTATTGGTACATATCACAGTGCTATGTTAGCAGATAACAGTCATGGTACAGATCACAGTGCTATGTCAGTAGATAGCAGTCTAGGTACATATCACAGTGCTATGTCAGTAGATAGCAGTCTTGGTAGATATCACAGTGCTATGTCAGTAGATAGCAGTCATGGTACAGATCACAGTGCTATGTCAGTGGATCAAAGTCTTGGTAAATATCACAGTGCTATGTCAGTAGATAGCAGCCTTGGTACATATCACAGTGCTATGTTAGTAATAGCAGTCTTTGTACATATCACAGTGCTATGTCAGTAGATAGAAGTATTGGTACATATCACAGTGCTATGTAAGTGGATCGCAGTCTTGGTAAATATCACAGTGCTATGTTAGTAGATAGCAGTCTTGGTACATATCACAGTGCTATGTCAGTGGATCGCAGTCTTGGTACATATCACAGTGCTATGTCAGTAGATAGCACTGTGATATGTACAA from Oncorhynchus masou masou isolate Uvic2021 chromosome 29, UVic_Omas_1.1, whole genome shotgun sequence harbors:
- the LOC135519098 gene encoding OX-2 membrane glycoprotein-like, with amino-acid sequence MMCESSLVRCLQLCVSLLMVVRLQGKVTAPERMEAPVELPFTLSCMVSKGRGDSLKQVRWLDVQNKTLLTYEPSQKDSVSGQQHVELAPSPKDTSAITIRRVGFRDEGCYTCIFDLYPSGSQEGRTCLTVTSRVIAEGNKTAVSGKATVLSCSYGLPEKVQQVLWRHTAEQGDSIGVASYAKRSDPMIEPPYQERAWLTPSLSHSQLSIRPVSIQDEGCYTCEYHTYPERTKSAIVCLTVFVLPKPQVSYKNTSPGVIEANCTAVSRPPVEIVWNVERDNRTMGPPVTSQLQQGDGTTLVISTLTVQSGLLKDVSVKCLVHHKGLESPIAVSMNTKIGTALTILISVTTVAALLVICLCFCLWKCFLRKEDDGV